One window from the genome of Cryptosporangium phraense encodes:
- a CDS encoding ABC transporter permease — translation MTWDWRWSWISDHYDLLGDLLGQHLYLSVLPVLFGLLIALPLGILCVQVPRLYAPVLALTSIFYALPSLALFVVLIDYTGFTGWTVIVPLTIYTLSVLVRNVVDGLRSVPEAVSQAATAMGFTGVRRILQVDLPVAIPVVIAGLRVATVSNISLVSVGSLIGISGLGQLFVDGIQRSFITPIIVGIVLTVVLAVLADAVLVGLQWLLTPWTRTQKSAKPIPEGVTA, via the coding sequence ATGACCTGGGACTGGCGCTGGTCGTGGATCTCCGACCACTACGACCTGCTCGGTGACCTGCTCGGCCAGCACCTGTACCTCTCGGTGCTGCCGGTGCTCTTCGGGCTGCTCATCGCGCTGCCGCTGGGCATCCTGTGCGTGCAGGTGCCCCGGCTGTACGCGCCGGTGCTGGCGCTGACCAGCATCTTCTACGCGCTGCCGTCGCTGGCGCTGTTCGTCGTGCTGATCGACTACACCGGCTTCACCGGCTGGACGGTGATCGTCCCGCTGACGATCTACACGCTCTCGGTGCTCGTCCGGAACGTCGTCGACGGGCTGCGGTCGGTGCCGGAGGCGGTCAGCCAGGCGGCGACCGCGATGGGGTTCACCGGCGTCCGCCGGATCCTGCAGGTCGACCTGCCGGTGGCGATCCCGGTGGTGATCGCCGGCCTGCGGGTCGCGACGGTGTCGAACATCAGCCTGGTGAGCGTCGGTTCGCTGATCGGCATCAGCGGCCTCGGCCAGCTGTTCGTCGACGGCATCCAGCGCAGCTTCATCACGCCGATCATCGTCGGCATCGTGCTGACCGTCGTCCTGGCCGTACTGGCGGACGCGGTGCTCGTCGGCCTGCAGTGGCTGCTGACGCCGTGGACCCGGACCCAGAAATCGGCGAAGCCGATTCCCGAGGGGGTCACCGCATGA
- a CDS encoding ABC transporter permease, with product MNIVSRAVHWFGLSSSWTGVDGIPNRVGEHLYYSGLSLLIAALIALPLGLFVGHTGRGAFLAVNSAGAARSLPTVGLVGLTVVVFGIGLTPTLLPLVALAIPPILVNTYAGVRQVDGQLRDAANGMGMKGWQVLFQVELPVALPLIILGLRTAAVQIVSTATIAAYVGLGGLGRYIFDGLARREYEVMVGGAVLSVLLALGTEALFVGIQRLIVSPGVRQRALAK from the coding sequence ATGAACATCGTCTCGCGAGCCGTGCACTGGTTCGGGTTGTCGTCGTCCTGGACCGGGGTCGACGGGATTCCGAACCGGGTCGGGGAGCACCTGTACTACTCCGGGCTCTCGCTGCTGATCGCCGCCCTGATCGCGCTGCCGCTGGGGCTGTTCGTCGGCCACACCGGCCGGGGTGCGTTCCTGGCCGTGAACTCGGCCGGCGCGGCGCGGTCGCTGCCGACCGTCGGTCTGGTGGGTCTGACGGTCGTCGTGTTCGGGATCGGTCTGACGCCGACGCTGCTGCCGTTGGTCGCGCTGGCGATCCCGCCGATCCTGGTCAATACGTACGCCGGGGTCAGGCAGGTGGACGGGCAGCTGCGTGACGCGGCGAACGGCATGGGCATGAAGGGCTGGCAGGTGCTCTTCCAGGTGGAGCTGCCGGTCGCGCTGCCGCTGATCATCCTGGGGCTGCGCACGGCCGCGGTGCAGATCGTCTCGACCGCGACGATCGCCGCGTACGTCGGGCTCGGCGGTCTGGGCCGGTACATCTTCGACGGGCTGGCGCGGCGGGAATACGAGGTGATGGTGGGTGGCGCGGTGCTGTCCGTGCTGCTCGCGCTCGGTACCGAGGCGCTGTTCGTCGGAATTCAGAGGTTGATCGTGTCGCCGGGCGTGCGGCAGCGCGCGCTCGCGAAATAG
- a CDS encoding ABC transporter substrate-binding protein, with product MLFAVGSAAALLALTACGGGDSDSGDDPLSSSGGGSEVVVGSANFPENVLLGEIYAQALEAKDVKVKRQLNIGAREVIYAQLEKGALTVLPEYNGALLSYLDKNATATTSDEVDAALKTKLPAGVELLNPAAAEDKDSVTVTKATADKYKLKTLADLAPVAKNLVIGGPPEFKTRTQGIVGLKSQYGLDFKSFKSLDVAGPITVSALKKGDVQAANLFTTDPAIVANDFVPLEDPKGLFGAQNVTPLVYKKGVNQTATDALNGVSAKLDTATLADLVKQVVSDKKDPDVVAKAWLSEAGLS from the coding sequence ATGTTGTTCGCGGTGGGCAGCGCGGCCGCGCTGCTCGCGCTCACCGCCTGCGGCGGGGGCGACAGCGACTCCGGCGACGACCCGCTGAGCTCGTCCGGCGGCGGCAGCGAGGTAGTGGTCGGTTCGGCCAACTTCCCCGAAAACGTGCTGCTGGGTGAGATCTACGCCCAGGCGCTCGAGGCCAAGGACGTCAAGGTCAAGCGTCAGCTGAACATCGGCGCCCGCGAGGTCATCTACGCGCAGCTCGAGAAGGGCGCGCTGACCGTGCTGCCCGAGTACAACGGTGCGCTGCTCTCGTACCTCGACAAGAACGCGACCGCGACCACCAGCGACGAGGTCGACGCGGCCCTGAAGACGAAGCTCCCGGCCGGCGTCGAGCTGCTGAACCCGGCCGCGGCCGAGGACAAGGACTCGGTGACCGTCACCAAGGCGACCGCCGACAAGTACAAGCTCAAGACGCTGGCCGACCTGGCGCCGGTGGCGAAGAACCTGGTCATCGGTGGTCCGCCGGAGTTCAAGACCCGGACCCAGGGCATCGTGGGGCTCAAGTCGCAGTACGGGCTCGACTTCAAGTCGTTCAAGTCGCTGGACGTGGCCGGCCCGATCACCGTGTCGGCGCTGAAGAAGGGCGACGTCCAGGCGGCGAACCTCTTCACCACCGACCCGGCGATCGTGGCCAACGACTTCGTGCCGCTGGAGGACCCGAAGGGGTTGTTCGGGGCGCAGAACGTGACGCCGCTGGTCTACAAGAAGGGCGTGAACCAGACGGCGACGGATGCGCTGAACGGGGTGTCGGCGAAGCTCGACACGGCGACGCTGGCTGACCTGGTGAAGCAGGTTGTGTCGGACAAGAAGGACCCGGATGTGGTGGCCAAGGCTTGGCTGTCCGAGGCCGGCTTGAGCTGA
- a CDS encoding superoxide dismutase: MTARPESAQPGAAVRAATDAAQRAAGVVAARRRGDDAGAEALLKSFPDEAAKAGGFFVLADLAIALLASASRQSTDEVVQDLTILLAANASVPD; this comes from the coding sequence GTGACCGCCCGACCCGAGTCGGCCCAGCCGGGCGCCGCCGTCCGCGCGGCCACCGACGCCGCCCAGCGGGCGGCCGGGGTCGTCGCGGCCCGCCGCCGCGGTGACGACGCGGGCGCCGAGGCACTGCTGAAGTCCTTCCCGGACGAGGCCGCGAAAGCCGGTGGGTTCTTCGTGCTCGCCGACCTGGCGATCGCGCTGCTGGCCAGTGCATCCCGGCAGTCGACCGACGAGGTCGTGCAGGATCTGACGATCCTGCTGGCGGCCAACGCGTCGGTTCCCGACTGA
- a CDS encoding superoxide dismutase: protein MATYTLPDLPYDYGALEPAITGEILELHHSKHHAAYVKGANDTLDQLEEVREKDGFTPTGLVGLEKTLAFNLSGHVLHTQFWSNLSPDGGDRPDGVLGDAISEHFGSFEAFQKQLNTATTSVQGSGWGVLAHEPLSGKLLIHQVYDHHGNVGINTTPLLVFDAWEHAYYLQYKNVRPDYVQKLWSLINWTDVAARYSAAVAAATPAP from the coding sequence ATGGCCACCTACACGCTCCCGGACCTGCCGTACGACTACGGAGCCCTCGAGCCCGCGATCACCGGTGAAATCCTGGAACTGCACCACTCCAAGCACCACGCCGCCTACGTCAAGGGCGCCAACGACACCCTCGATCAACTGGAGGAGGTGCGCGAGAAGGACGGCTTCACCCCGACGGGGCTGGTCGGGCTGGAGAAGACGCTGGCGTTCAACCTCTCCGGGCACGTGCTGCACACCCAGTTCTGGTCGAACTTGAGCCCGGACGGCGGCGACCGCCCCGACGGTGTCCTCGGGGATGCGATCAGCGAGCACTTCGGCTCGTTCGAGGCGTTCCAGAAGCAGCTCAACACCGCCACGACCAGCGTGCAGGGCTCCGGCTGGGGTGTGCTGGCGCACGAGCCGCTCTCCGGCAAGCTGCTCATCCACCAGGTGTACGACCACCACGGCAACGTCGGCATCAACACGACGCCGCTGCTGGTGTTCGACGCCTGGGAACACGCGTACTACCTGCAGTACAAGAACGTGCGCCCGGACTACGTGCAGAAGCTGTGGTCGCTGATCAACTGGACCGACGTCGCGGCGCGCTATTCGGCCGCGGTCGCGGCGGCCACGCCGGCGCCGTGA
- a CDS encoding HoxN/HupN/NixA family nickel/cobalt transporter, whose amino-acid sequence MSSTDVAIPSSLARFRASLTRRDRRALAGMAGFIVLLHVVGFGALFGLVAPKHFHLGGAHPVFTVGVGVLAYTFGLRHAFDADHIAAVDNTTRKLLADDTDRKPLSVGFWFSLGHSTIVFGLAVLLSVGVKALAGQVENDDSGLHSITGVIGASVSGVFLWILGILNLVVLLGILRVFRQMRRGRFDEAALEEQLNKRGFMNRFLSGLTKSVRKPWHIYPIGVLFGLGFDTATEVGLLVLAGGAAAFNLPFYSILVLPILFAAGMCLMDTVDGVFMNAAYGWAFAKPVRKVFYNLTITSISVAVALIIGTIELIGVLDDQAHITTGPLAAIGEIPLDYAGYGIVALFVVSWAVAIAVWKLGRVEERWNAGLATTD is encoded by the coding sequence ATGAGCAGCACGGACGTCGCTATCCCGTCGTCACTGGCGCGGTTCCGGGCGTCTCTGACCCGCCGGGACCGGCGCGCGCTAGCCGGAATGGCCGGGTTCATCGTCCTGCTGCACGTCGTCGGGTTCGGCGCCCTGTTCGGCCTCGTCGCACCGAAACACTTCCACCTCGGCGGCGCCCACCCGGTCTTCACGGTCGGCGTCGGCGTGCTCGCCTACACCTTCGGCTTACGCCACGCCTTCGACGCCGACCACATCGCCGCCGTCGACAACACCACCCGCAAACTCCTGGCCGACGACACCGACCGCAAACCGCTCTCGGTCGGATTCTGGTTCTCCCTCGGGCACTCCACGATCGTGTTCGGCCTGGCCGTCCTGCTCTCGGTCGGCGTCAAGGCCCTGGCCGGGCAGGTCGAAAACGACGACTCCGGGCTGCACTCGATCACCGGTGTCATCGGCGCCTCGGTCTCCGGAGTGTTCCTGTGGATCCTCGGGATCCTCAATCTCGTGGTCCTGCTGGGCATCCTGCGGGTGTTCCGGCAGATGCGCCGCGGCCGGTTCGACGAGGCCGCCTTGGAGGAACAGCTCAACAAACGCGGCTTCATGAACCGGTTCCTGTCCGGGCTCACCAAGTCGGTGCGCAAGCCCTGGCACATCTACCCGATCGGTGTCCTGTTCGGGCTGGGCTTCGACACCGCCACCGAGGTCGGGCTCCTGGTCCTGGCTGGGGGCGCCGCCGCGTTCAACCTGCCGTTCTACTCCATCCTGGTGCTGCCGATCCTCTTCGCCGCCGGCATGTGCCTGATGGACACCGTCGACGGCGTGTTCATGAACGCCGCCTACGGCTGGGCCTTCGCCAAACCGGTCCGCAAGGTGTTCTACAACCTCACGATCACCTCGATCTCCGTGGCCGTGGCGCTGATCATCGGCACGATCGAACTGATCGGCGTCCTTGACGACCAGGCCCACATCACCACCGGGCCGCTCGCCGCGATCGGTGAGATCCCACTGGACTACGCCGGCTACGGCATCGTCGCGTTGTTCGTCGTCTCCTGGGCGGTCGCGATCGCGGTGTGGAAACTCGGCCGGGTCGAGGAACGCTGGAACGCCGGCCTCGCCACCACCGACTGA
- a CDS encoding penicillin-binding protein: MSSPDRRLANSLTLIVCGILAGVVLAAVAFPVVGFSGLTAKSASDGFRDLPAEIRIPPLPQTSTLLASDNQTVLASFFDENRRNVKLEDIALVMRQAIVAAEDSRFYEHKGVDARGIVRALVRNQTSGEVTQGASTLTQQYVRSVLKYSAANASQYKAATEDTAARKLREIRYAIALEKEFSKNQILENYLNITFFGNGGTGIHSASEVYFGKPPSQLTLPEAALIAGLAKDPTRYNPVKNDQRAALARRTYVLRQMVRMKYISQAEADAADQASIGLNPKPNVQGCEYGRVDFGFFCGWFLDWWQKNPAFGHSTTERLTMLRKGGFRIVSTIDVTMQKTAQRQVDRGLSAYNRFATGIVIVQPGTGRVQAMAINRKYGIKKNPGGKTYPYTENPLLTGSTISPGYQAGSTFKMFTMLAALQQGIPLNHTLWAPPQLTSQYIGGCKTGKYYCPKNADSRMTGVHTINSGFGESVNTYFVQLEQEATVRAAVAAAQAAGVVFRGSTDLKNIKWAQNSQQAWGSFTLGTAQVSPLDMANAYATVAARGKYCKPTPVRSITDPTGKKLLAGNPSCKKAFAPAVADAANDAARCPVGDGSMTGVSCTHPGGGATATSVGAAIDRPVAGKTGTTDDNNAGWFVGYTPNLAAASFIANPDKYYDTVPDSHLPVQIVRDTFTKVLPMLPVKNFVRAPRKLSYGTLVRVPDVKGATPEEAIARLRYAGFSPSLNYEAEDSEEPAGRVSRTEPDGGTYLSKRSTVRVNISNGKKTKRNPAVDKLCKADPNLPVCKIKPGEPGFPGVPNP, translated from the coding sequence ATGTCGAGCCCCGACCGCAGGCTGGCCAATTCCCTGACGTTGATCGTCTGCGGGATTCTGGCCGGTGTCGTGCTGGCCGCGGTCGCGTTTCCGGTGGTCGGTTTCTCCGGGTTGACCGCGAAGTCCGCATCGGACGGTTTCCGTGACCTTCCGGCCGAGATCCGGATTCCGCCGCTCCCGCAGACCTCGACGTTGCTGGCCAGCGACAACCAGACCGTGCTGGCCTCGTTCTTCGACGAGAACCGCCGGAACGTCAAGCTCGAGGACATCGCGCTGGTGATGCGTCAGGCGATCGTCGCGGCCGAGGACAGCCGTTTCTACGAGCACAAAGGCGTCGACGCCCGGGGAATCGTCCGCGCGCTGGTGCGGAACCAGACGAGCGGTGAGGTGACCCAGGGCGCCTCGACGCTCACCCAGCAATACGTCCGGTCGGTGCTCAAATACAGCGCCGCGAATGCGTCCCAATACAAGGCGGCCACCGAAGACACAGCGGCCCGTAAGCTGCGCGAGATCCGCTATGCGATCGCGTTGGAGAAGGAGTTCTCGAAAAACCAGATTCTCGAGAACTACTTGAACATCACGTTCTTCGGCAACGGCGGCACCGGCATCCACAGCGCGTCCGAGGTGTACTTCGGCAAGCCACCGTCGCAGCTGACGTTGCCGGAGGCGGCGCTGATCGCCGGCCTGGCCAAGGACCCGACGCGGTACAACCCGGTGAAGAACGACCAGCGCGCGGCGCTGGCGCGACGCACCTACGTCCTGCGCCAGATGGTGAGGATGAAGTACATCTCCCAGGCGGAGGCGGACGCCGCCGACCAGGCGTCGATCGGGCTCAACCCCAAGCCCAACGTGCAGGGCTGCGAGTACGGCCGGGTCGACTTCGGGTTCTTCTGCGGCTGGTTCCTCGACTGGTGGCAGAAGAACCCGGCGTTCGGCCACTCCACCACCGAGCGGCTGACGATGCTGCGCAAGGGTGGCTTCCGGATCGTCTCGACGATCGACGTGACGATGCAGAAGACCGCGCAGAGGCAGGTCGACCGCGGGCTGTCGGCCTACAACCGGTTCGCCACCGGCATCGTGATCGTGCAGCCGGGCACCGGCCGCGTCCAGGCGATGGCGATCAACCGCAAGTACGGCATCAAGAAGAACCCCGGCGGCAAGACGTACCCGTACACCGAGAACCCGCTGCTCACCGGCTCGACGATCTCGCCGGGGTACCAGGCCGGGTCGACGTTCAAGATGTTCACGATGCTGGCCGCGCTCCAGCAGGGGATCCCGCTCAACCACACGCTGTGGGCGCCCCCGCAGCTCACCTCGCAGTACATCGGCGGGTGCAAGACCGGGAAGTACTACTGCCCGAAGAACGCCGACTCGAGGATGACCGGCGTCCACACGATCAACAGCGGCTTCGGGGAATCCGTCAACACGTACTTCGTCCAGCTGGAGCAGGAGGCGACCGTGCGGGCGGCGGTCGCGGCCGCCCAGGCGGCCGGCGTCGTCTTCCGGGGTTCGACGGACCTGAAGAACATCAAGTGGGCGCAGAACAGTCAGCAGGCCTGGGGGTCGTTCACGCTGGGGACCGCGCAGGTCAGCCCGCTGGACATGGCCAACGCGTACGCGACCGTGGCCGCGCGGGGGAAGTACTGCAAGCCGACGCCGGTGCGGTCGATCACCGATCCGACGGGGAAGAAGCTGCTGGCCGGGAACCCGTCGTGCAAGAAGGCGTTCGCTCCGGCGGTGGCCGATGCGGCCAACGACGCGGCCCGCTGCCCGGTGGGCGACGGTTCGATGACCGGGGTGTCGTGCACGCACCCCGGCGGCGGCGCGACCGCGACGAGCGTCGGGGCGGCGATCGACCGGCCGGTGGCCGGAAAGACCGGTACGACGGACGACAACAATGCGGGCTGGTTCGTGGGGTATACGCCGAATTTAGCGGCGGCGTCTTTTATTGCCAATCCGGATAAGTATTACGACACTGTTCCGGACAGCCATTTACCGGTGCAGATCGTTCGGGACACGTTCACGAAGGTCTTACCGATGCTGCCGGTGAAGAATTTCGTCCGGGCGCCGAGGAAGCTGTCGTACGGGACGCTGGTCCGGGTTCCGGACGTGAAGGGTGCGACGCCCGAGGAGGCGATAGCCCGGCTGCGATATGCGGGATTCTCGCCGTCGCTGAATTACGAGGCGGAGGATTCGGAGGAGCCGGCCGGGCGGGTGTCGAGGACCGAGCCGGACGGCGGAACGTATTTGAGTAAGCGCAGCACGGTGCGGGTGAATATCAGTAATGGCAAGAAGACGAAGCGGAACCCGGCCGTAGACAAGTTGTGCAAGGCGGATCCGAATTTGCCGGTCTGCAAGATCAAGCCGGGGGAGCCGGGCTTCCCGGGAGTACCGAATCCGTGA
- the hutI gene encoding imidazolonepropionase, with the protein MSTVLRNIGMLVTQDDDLGTLTDAALVLDGGRVAWVGPTAAAPDADTAVDASGRAVIPGFVDSHNHLVFAGDRSAEFAARMAGTPYAAGGIRTTVAATRAAGDDALRARLASLVGQAHRQGSTTLEIKSGYGLSVADEARSLRLAREVTPETTFLGAHVVAPGADPAEYLALVTGDMLSACAPHARWIDVFCEEGAFDGDASRAVLSAGVAAGLVPRVHANQLGPGPGVQLAVEFGAASADHCTFLTPADVDALASSGTVATLLPGVEFSTRSPYPDARRLLDAGVTVAVATDCNPGSCFTSSIPFCVALAVREMHLTPSEALWAVTRGGAAALRRDDVGRLAPGARADVVLLDAPDPVYLAYRPGVPLIAAVWKDGRPITI; encoded by the coding sequence ATGAGCACGGTGCTGCGGAACATCGGGATGCTCGTCACCCAGGACGACGACCTGGGGACGCTGACCGACGCCGCTCTCGTCCTCGATGGCGGGCGGGTCGCCTGGGTCGGCCCGACGGCGGCCGCGCCGGACGCCGACACCGCGGTCGACGCGTCCGGCCGGGCGGTGATTCCCGGGTTCGTCGACAGTCACAACCATCTGGTGTTCGCCGGCGACCGCTCGGCCGAGTTCGCGGCCCGGATGGCCGGGACGCCGTACGCGGCCGGCGGCATCCGCACCACGGTCGCCGCTACCCGGGCCGCCGGCGACGACGCGTTGCGGGCCCGGCTGGCTTCGCTCGTGGGCCAGGCCCACCGCCAGGGTTCGACGACGTTGGAGATCAAGTCGGGCTACGGCCTCTCGGTCGCGGACGAGGCCCGCTCGCTGCGGCTGGCCCGCGAGGTCACGCCCGAGACGACGTTCCTCGGCGCGCACGTGGTGGCCCCGGGTGCGGACCCGGCCGAGTACCTCGCGCTGGTCACCGGCGACATGCTGTCCGCGTGCGCCCCGCACGCCCGCTGGATCGACGTCTTCTGCGAGGAGGGCGCGTTCGACGGCGACGCCTCCCGGGCGGTGCTGTCGGCCGGGGTCGCGGCCGGGCTGGTGCCCCGGGTGCACGCCAACCAGCTCGGCCCCGGCCCCGGGGTGCAACTGGCGGTCGAGTTCGGGGCCGCATCGGCCGACCACTGCACGTTCCTCACCCCGGCCGACGTCGACGCGCTGGCCTCGTCCGGCACGGTCGCGACGCTGCTGCCGGGCGTCGAGTTCTCGACCCGGTCGCCCTATCCGGACGCCCGGCGCCTGCTGGACGCGGGCGTGACGGTCGCGGTGGCCACCGACTGCAACCCCGGTTCGTGCTTCACGTCGAGCATCCCGTTCTGCGTCGCGCTGGCGGTCCGCGAAATGCACCTGACGCCGTCCGAGGCGCTCTGGGCGGTGACGCGCGGTGGCGCGGCCGCCCTGCGCCGGGACGACGTCGGGCGCTTGGCTCCCGGCGCCCGCGCCGACGTCGTCCTGCTGGACGCCCCCGATCCCGTCTACCTCGCCTACCGCCCGGGGGTGCCGCTGATCGCCGCCGTGTGGAAAGACGGACGACCCATCACTATTTAA
- a CDS encoding formimidoylglutamate deiminase — protein sequence MTVYWAEYAWLPDGAAERVRIDVVKGRIAAVAAGVEAPADAVRLPGLTLPGLANAHSHAFHRALRGRTQADRGTFWTWRSQMYAVAETLTPDSYYALARAVYAEMALGGITCVGEFHYLHHAPGGRRYADPNAMGAALVAAAADAGIRITLLDTCYLAGGIGTPLEGPQLRFGDGSAEGWAARVAGFSADGRARVGAALHSVRGVPADQIAPVVGWADEHGAPLHVHLSEQPAENEACLAAYGVTPARLLADHGALGPRTSVVHATHLTDDDVKLIGGSSTWTCACPTTERDLADGIGPIRTLFDAGSPVSLGSDSHAVIDLFEEARAVELDERLRTGVRGHWPAPELLRTAFAHDSLGWPDAGALAVGARADLVTLAVDTPRTAGFGRLTAAETAVFAASAADVRSVIVDGRPVVTDGVHVTVDVGRELAEALR from the coding sequence GTGACCGTCTACTGGGCCGAGTACGCCTGGCTGCCCGACGGCGCCGCGGAACGCGTCCGCATCGACGTGGTGAAGGGTCGGATCGCGGCGGTGGCAGCCGGGGTCGAGGCCCCGGCCGACGCCGTACGGCTGCCGGGTCTGACGCTGCCGGGGCTGGCGAACGCGCACTCGCACGCGTTCCACCGGGCGCTGCGCGGCCGGACGCAGGCCGACCGGGGGACGTTCTGGACCTGGCGGTCGCAGATGTACGCGGTGGCCGAGACGCTCACGCCCGACTCGTACTACGCGCTGGCCCGCGCGGTCTACGCCGAGATGGCGCTGGGCGGCATCACGTGCGTCGGCGAGTTCCACTACCTGCACCACGCGCCCGGCGGCCGCCGGTACGCGGACCCGAACGCGATGGGTGCGGCGCTGGTGGCGGCCGCGGCCGACGCCGGGATCCGGATCACGCTGCTCGACACGTGCTACCTGGCCGGGGGCATCGGGACGCCGCTGGAGGGTCCGCAACTCCGCTTCGGCGACGGCTCGGCCGAGGGCTGGGCCGCGCGGGTCGCCGGATTTTCGGCGGACGGGCGCGCGCGGGTCGGGGCGGCGTTGCACTCGGTGCGCGGAGTGCCGGCCGATCAGATCGCGCCGGTCGTGGGCTGGGCCGACGAGCACGGCGCGCCGCTGCACGTCCACCTGTCCGAGCAACCGGCCGAGAACGAGGCCTGCCTGGCCGCCTACGGCGTCACCCCGGCCCGCCTGCTGGCCGACCACGGCGCGCTGGGTCCGCGCACGTCGGTGGTGCACGCGACCCACCTGACCGACGACGACGTGAAGCTGATCGGCGGCTCGTCGACCTGGACGTGCGCGTGCCCGACGACCGAACGCGATCTCGCCGACGGGATCGGCCCGATCCGGACGCTGTTCGACGCCGGGTCGCCGGTCTCGCTGGGCAGCGACAGCCACGCGGTGATCGACCTGTTCGAGGAGGCCCGAGCGGTGGAGCTGGACGAACGGCTGCGGACCGGGGTGCGGGGCCACTGGCCGGCGCCGGAGCTGCTCCGGACCGCGTTCGCCCACGACTCGCTGGGCTGGCCCGACGCCGGCGCGCTGGCCGTCGGCGCCCGGGCCGACCTGGTCACGCTGGCCGTCGACACCCCCCGCACCGCGGGCTTCGGCCGTCTCACCGCGGCCGAGACCGCGGTCTTCGCCGCGTCCGCGGCCGACGTCCGCTCGGTGATCGTCGACGGGCGGCCGGTGGTGACCGACGGGGTCCACGTCACGGTCGACGTCGGCCGGGAGCTGGCCGAGGCCCTCCGATGA
- a CDS encoding allantoate amidohydrolase, with protein sequence MSFERLWEELRPLGRADSGGYRRFTWTPADLDARAWFADTARGLGLDVEVDRNGNQWAWWGSGGDAVVTGSHLDSVPDGGAFDGPLGVVSSLSAVALLKARGVAPGRPLAVVNFVEEEGARFGVPCLGSRLLTGAVAPSRAQDLRDSDGVTWAEAMTGADLDATRLGADPERLARIGTFVELHVEQGRGLVDANAPVGVASAIWPHGRWRFEFAGEANHAGTTRLADRRDPMLTFAETVLGAREQASLAGALATFGRVSVEPNGTNAIASLVRAWLDSRAPDASALARVVQGVTELAAERGDRDGVKVTVTPESETPVVEFNADLRDEVAGLAGGAPILPTGAGHDAGVLSAHVPTAMLFVRNPTGVSHAPGEYAGPDDCLAGVEALTTVLEHLVTR encoded by the coding sequence GTGAGTTTCGAGCGGCTCTGGGAGGAGCTGCGGCCGCTCGGGCGCGCGGACTCGGGCGGCTACCGCCGGTTCACCTGGACGCCGGCCGACCTGGACGCCCGGGCCTGGTTCGCCGACACCGCCCGGGGCCTCGGCCTGGACGTCGAGGTCGACCGGAACGGCAACCAGTGGGCCTGGTGGGGGTCGGGCGGCGACGCGGTCGTCACCGGGTCGCATCTGGACTCGGTGCCGGACGGCGGCGCGTTCGACGGTCCGCTGGGGGTGGTGTCGTCGCTGTCCGCGGTCGCGCTGTTGAAGGCCCGCGGGGTGGCTCCGGGACGGCCGCTCGCCGTCGTCAACTTCGTCGAGGAGGAGGGCGCCCGCTTCGGGGTGCCCTGCCTCGGGTCCCGCCTGCTGACCGGGGCCGTCGCCCCGTCCCGGGCCCAGGACCTGCGTGACTCCGACGGCGTCACCTGGGCCGAGGCCATGACCGGCGCCGATCTGGACGCTACGCGGCTGGGCGCCGATCCCGAGCGGCTCGCGCGGATCGGGACGTTCGTCGAGCTGCACGTCGAGCAGGGGCGCGGGCTGGTCGACGCGAACGCGCCGGTGGGCGTCGCGAGCGCGATCTGGCCGCACGGGCGCTGGCGGTTCGAGTTCGCGGGCGAGGCCAACCACGCCGGGACGACCCGGCTCGCCGACCGCCGGGACCCGATGCTGACGTTCGCCGAGACCGTGCTCGGCGCCCGGGAACAGGCGTCGCTGGCCGGGGCGTTGGCGACGTTCGGCCGGGTGTCGGTGGAACCGAACGGCACCAACGCGATCGCGTCGCTGGTGCGGGCCTGGCTCGACTCGCGCGCCCCGGACGCGTCGGCGCTGGCCCGGGTGGTCCAGGGCGTCACCGAGCTGGCGGCCGAGCGGGGGGATCGCGACGGCGTGAAGGTCACGGTGACGCCGGAGTCCGAGACTCCGGTCGTCGAGTTCAACGCCGACCTGCGCGACGAGGTCGCCGGGCTGGCCGGAGGGGCGCCGATCCTGCCGACCGGCGCCGGTCACGACGCCGGCGTGCTCTCCGCGCACGTGCCGACCGCGATGCTGTTCGTCCGGAACCCGACCGGCGTCTCGCACGCCCCGGGCGAGTACGCCGGCCCGGACGACTGCCTGGCCGGGGTGGAAGCGCTGACCACGGTCCTGGAACACCTGGTCACCCGGTGA